A region from the Candidatus Schekmanbacteria bacterium genome encodes:
- a CDS encoding glycosyltransferase family 2 protein, with protein sequence MYKGKTVSVILPTYNEKDSIRQVINDFFDTGYVDEVVVVNNNAAEGTEEEVNKTQARQIFEKKQGYGYATQRGLAEAKGDLLVICEPDGTFIAHDIIKLLAYSEDFDVVFGTRTTSKMILEGANMGFFLRLGNWAVAKMMEVLFLTSALTDVGCTMRLLSRNAYEKIKDQFTIGGSHFGPELMCLVIINKISFMEIPVKYAPRVGKSSVTGDKVVAFFLGLKMISLIIKYRIKSLFSLKKG encoded by the coding sequence GTGTATAAAGGCAAAACGGTTTCAGTAATTCTTCCTACCTATAATGAGAAGGATTCAATAAGGCAGGTTATCAATGATTTTTTTGATACCGGTTATGTTGATGAGGTGGTTGTCGTCAATAATAATGCCGCTGAGGGAACAGAAGAAGAAGTAAATAAAACACAAGCCAGACAAATCTTTGAAAAAAAACAGGGCTATGGATATGCTACCCAACGAGGACTTGCCGAAGCCAAAGGAGACCTTTTAGTTATTTGCGAACCTGATGGGACATTTATTGCCCATGACATAATCAAACTGCTTGCTTATTCTGAGGATTTTGATGTCGTTTTTGGGACGAGGACGACTTCAAAAATGATTCTTGAAGGAGCAAATATGGGATTTTTCCTGAGACTCGGCAATTGGGCTGTGGCGAAAATGATGGAAGTTCTCTTTCTTACAAGCGCTTTGACAGATGTAGGATGTACGATGCGACTTCTTTCAAGAAATGCTTATGAAAAGATAAAGGACCAATTTACAATAGGAGGCTCGCACTTTGGTCCAGAATTGATGTGTCTTGTAATAATAAATAAAATAAGTTTTATGGAGATACCTGTAAAATATGCTCCCCGTGTTGGAAAATCGTCAGTAACAGGTGATAAAGTTGTTGCTTTTTTCTTGGGGCTTAAGATGATTTCACTTATTATAAAGTATAGAATTAAAAGTCTCTTTTCATTAAAGAAGGGTTGA